A window from Citrus sinensis cultivar Valencia sweet orange chromosome 5, DVS_A1.0, whole genome shotgun sequence encodes these proteins:
- the LOC102631346 gene encoding uncharacterized protein LOC102631346 isoform X2: MSGKEMLQFGRVDEVNINGTCHVIEACLEFGIQRLVYVSTYNVVFGGKEIVNGNESLPYFPIDEHVDSYGRSKSVAEQLVLKSNGHPFKKNNRKCLYTCAVRPAAIYGPGEERHLPRIVSLAKLGLVPFKIGEPSVKTDWIYVDNLVLALILASMGLLDDIPGQKGRPIASGQPYFVSDGFPINTFEFIGPLLKTLDYDLPKSWLAVPHALFLGKVFSFFYSVLYPWLNRWWLPQPLILPAEVYKVGVTHYFSLLKAKDELCYVPIVSPREGMAATISYWQDRKRKSLDGPTIYAWLFCLIGLPALFATAYLPDIGPVPILRTIGLFIFKSMWMMRLAFAIAVSAHVSEGVFAWCLAKKVDPANAKGWFWQTLALGVFSLRLLLKRARK, encoded by the exons ATGTCGGGGAAGGAAATGCTCCAGTTTGGTCGTGTTGACGAGGTCAATATTAATGGAACATGTCACGTCATCGAAGCTTGCCTCGAGTTTGGGATTCAAAGGCTTGTCTATGTCAGCACATACAATGTTGTGTTTGGGGGAAAGGAAATTGTGAATGGCAATGAAAGCTTACCCTATTTCCCCATTGATGAACATGTGGATTCATATGGCCGCAGTAAATCAGTTGCTGAACAATTGGTTCTAAAGAGTAACGGTCATCCCTTTAA gaaaaataatagaaaatgcCTTTATACATGTGCGGTTCGTCCTGCTGCTATCTATGGGCCAGGTGAAGAGAGGCACCTTCCGAGGATAGTATCACTTGCAAAGTTAGGATTGGTGCCGTTTAAAATTGGTGAACCAAGTGTGAAAACCGACTGGATTTATGTTGATAACCTTGTGCTTGCTCTTATATTGGCAAGCATGGGACTTCTGGATGACATTCCTGGGCAAAAAGGGCGTCCAATAGCTTCTGGCCAACCATACTTTGTATCTGatg GGTTTCCAATCAATACGTTCGAATTTATTGGACCTTTACTTAAAACTCTGGACTATGACTTGCCGAAGTCTTGGTTAGCTGTTCCCCATGCACTCTTTTTGGGCAAGGTCTTCTCATTTTTCTATTCAGTCTTATATCCATGGTTGAATCGATGGTGGCTTCCTCAACCGTTAATCCTTCCTGCTGAAGTCTACAAG GTTGGCGTTACCCATTACTTCTCTTTACTTAAAGCCAAGGATGAGCTCTGCTATGTCCCGATTGTGAGTCCTAGGGAGGGCATGGCTGCTACTATCTCATACTGGCAAGAtaggaaaaggaaaagtttAGATGGGCCTACTATATACGCATGGTTATTCTGTCTGATAGGATTACCGGCATTGTTTGCTACTGCATACTTGCCGGACATTGGCCCTGTTCCAATCTTAAGAACTATTGGGCTTTTCATCTTCAAGTCAATGTGGATGATGAGATTGGCGTTTGCTATTGCAGTATCGGCACATGTCAGTGAGGGTGTATTTGCATGGTGCCTAGCAAAAAAAGTGGATCCTGCAAATGCAAAAGGATGGTTTTGGCAAACTCTCGCTCTTGGGGTATTTTCATTACGGTTGCTGCTCAAGAGAGCTAGAAAGTAA
- the LOC102607138 gene encoding AT-hook motif nuclear-localized protein 10, translating to MSGSETAVNVMTSQPPASIQSMRLAFSADGTAVYKPITATSPTYQPSGAGGDGAIPQAQGLNVMNMGSGSEPMKRKRGRPRKYGPDGTMSLALVPSPSSVTTATGGTGSGLSSPGGGPLSPDSIKKSRGRPPGSGSGKKHQLEALGSAGVGFTPHVITVKAGEDVSSKIMSFSQNGPRAVCILSANGAISNVTLRQAATSGGTVTYEGRFEILSLSGSFLLSESSGQRSRTGGLSVSLSGPDGRVLGGSVAGLLTAATPVQVVVGSFLADGRKESKSSHRMESLPVPPKLAPGGQPAGQCSPPSRGTLSESSGGPGSPLNHSTGACNNNHLPQGMATGIPWK from the exons ATGTCAGGATCCGAGACAGCAGTGAATGTGATGACGTCACAGCCTCCGGCGTCGATACAGAGCATGCGTTTAGCGTTTAGTGCGGACGGCACAGCTGTGTACAAGCCCATAACTGCTACGTCGCCAACTTACCAGCCATCCGGAGCCGGCGGAGACGGGGCCATTCCACAGGCACAGGGACTTAATGTGATGAACATGGGCAGTGGAAGTGAGCCgatgaagagaaagagagggagGCCTAGAAAGTATGGGCCCGATGGCACCATGTCATTGGCTCTTGttccttctccttcttctGTTACCACCGCCACCGGTGGTACTGGTAGTGGGTTATCTTCTCCCGGTGGCGGTCCGTTGTCTCCGGATTCTATAAAGAAATCTAGAGGCAGGCCTCCTGGTTCTGGTTCTGGAAAGAAACACCAACTTGAAGCTCTGg GTTCCGCAGGGGTTGGATTTACTCCACATGTTATCACTGTAAAAGCTGGAGag GATGTATCAtcaaaaataatgtcattttcTCAGAATGGTCCCAGGGCTGTTTGCATCCTCTCAGCTAATGGAGCCATATCTAACGTCACTCTCCGCCAAGCTGCAACATCTGGTGGAACTGTAACTTATGAG GGGAGATTTGAGATTCTTTCACTTTCTGGTTCATTTTTACTATCTGAAAGTAGCGGTCAGCGGAGCAGAACTGGGGGACTAAGTGTCTCATTATCTGGCCCAGATGGTCGTGTATTGGGCGGCAGTGTGGCTGGTCTTCTAACTGCTGCTACTCCTGTTCAG GTGGTCGTTGGAAGCTTCCTTGCTGATGGTCGGAAGGAATCAAAATCATCTCACCGCATGGAATCTCTACCTGTCCCTCCAAAGCTTGCTCCAGGTGGTCAGCCTGCAGGACAGTGCAGTCCACCTTCTCGTGGGACTCTTAGCGAATCCTCGGGTGGACCTGGGAGCCCACTTAATCACAGTACGGGAGCCTGCAACAACAATCACCTGCCACAGGGAATGGCGACCGGCATACCATGGAAATAA
- the LOC102607932 gene encoding psbP domain-containing protein 3, chloroplastic isoform X3: MSESRSQSQNMASISPLHTWSQRPHHASFTAFSNNKGTNQYKKQFVFCCKKQEQEDDARTLNRFRIEEQDDDSRTKRREVMFQLAFTACSFPAIVSYALAANEDLRVYTDELNKFEISIPQDWQLGAGEPNGFKSITAFYPQEASSSSVSVVITGLGPDFTRMESFGKVEAFADTLVSGLDRSWRRPPGVAAKLIDWFYYIEYTLQNPGESRKHLFSAIGMASNGWYNRLYTVTGQFVEEESEKYGSNIEKAVASFRFI; encoded by the exons ATGTCCGAAAGCAGAAGCCAATCTCAAAACATGGCTTCTATTTCTCCACTCCACACTTGGTCTCAGCGGCCTCACCACGCCTCCTTCACAGCTTTTTCTAACAACAAAG GAACCAATCAATATAAAAAGCAATTTGTGTTCTGCTGCAAGAAACAGGAACAAGAAGACGACGCAAGAACCCT tAACAGATTTCGCATTGAAGAACAAGATGATGACTCTAGGACTAAAAGAAGAGAAGTGATGTTTCAACTGGCCTTCACTGCGTGTTCTTTCCCAGCAATTGTTTCTTATGCGCTTGCAGCGAATG AAGACCTCCGTGTTTATACTGATGAACTGAACAAGTTTGAGATTTCGATACCCCAAG ATTGGCAACTGGGCGCGGGGGAACCAAATGGATTCAAATCCATTACTGCTTTCTACCCACAAGAAGCATCTAGTTCAAGCG TCAGTGTGGTGATCACGGGGCTTGGTCCGGATTTTACGAGAATGGAATCTTTTGGCAAAGTTGAAGCTTTTGCTGACACTCTG GTTAGTGGATTAGATAGAAGCTGGCGAAGACCCCCGGGTGTAGCAGCAAAACTCATAGATT GGTTTTATTACATAGAGTATACACTGCAAAATCCAGGTGAGAGCCGTAAACATTTGTTTTCAGCCATTGGGATGGCATCAAATGGTTGGTACAACAGATTATACACAGTGACTGGCCAG TTTGTGGAAGAAGAATCAGAGAAATATGGCTCTAATATTGAGAAG GCAGTCGCATCCTTCAGGTTCATTTGA
- the LOC102607932 gene encoding psbP domain-containing protein 3, chloroplastic isoform X4 produces MSESRSQSQNMASISPLHTWSQRPHHASFTAFSNNKGTNQYKKQFVFCCKKQEQEDDARTLNRFRIEEQDDDSRTKRREVMFQLAFTACSFPAIVSYALAANDWQLGAGEPNGFKSITAFYPQEASSSSVSVVITGLGPDFTRMESFGKVEAFADTLVSGLDRSWRRPPGVAAKLIDCKASKGFYYIEYTLQNPGESRKHLFSAIGMASNGWYNRLYTVTGQFVEEESEKYGSNIEKAVASFRFI; encoded by the exons ATGTCCGAAAGCAGAAGCCAATCTCAAAACATGGCTTCTATTTCTCCACTCCACACTTGGTCTCAGCGGCCTCACCACGCCTCCTTCACAGCTTTTTCTAACAACAAAG GAACCAATCAATATAAAAAGCAATTTGTGTTCTGCTGCAAGAAACAGGAACAAGAAGACGACGCAAGAACCCT tAACAGATTTCGCATTGAAGAACAAGATGATGACTCTAGGACTAAAAGAAGAGAAGTGATGTTTCAACTGGCCTTCACTGCGTGTTCTTTCCCAGCAATTGTTTCTTATGCGCTTGCAGCGAATG ATTGGCAACTGGGCGCGGGGGAACCAAATGGATTCAAATCCATTACTGCTTTCTACCCACAAGAAGCATCTAGTTCAAGCG TCAGTGTGGTGATCACGGGGCTTGGTCCGGATTTTACGAGAATGGAATCTTTTGGCAAAGTTGAAGCTTTTGCTGACACTCTG GTTAGTGGATTAGATAGAAGCTGGCGAAGACCCCCGGGTGTAGCAGCAAAACTCATAGATTGTAAAGCATCCAAAG GGTTTTATTACATAGAGTATACACTGCAAAATCCAGGTGAGAGCCGTAAACATTTGTTTTCAGCCATTGGGATGGCATCAAATGGTTGGTACAACAGATTATACACAGTGACTGGCCAG TTTGTGGAAGAAGAATCAGAGAAATATGGCTCTAATATTGAGAAG GCAGTCGCATCCTTCAGGTTCATTTGA
- the LOC102607932 gene encoding psbP domain-containing protein 3, chloroplastic isoform X2, whose translation MSESRSQSQNMASISPLHTWSQRPHHASFTAFSNNKGTNQYKKQFVFCCKKQEQEDDARTLNRFRIEEQDDDSRTKRREVMFQLAFTACSFPAIVSYALAANDLRVYTDELNKFEISIPQDWQLGAGEPNGFKSITAFYPQEASSSSVSVVITGLGPDFTRMESFGKVEAFADTLVSGLDRSWRRPPGVAAKLIDCKASKGFYYIEYTLQNPGESRKHLFSAIGMASNGWYNRLYTVTGQFVEEESEKYGSNIEKAVASFRFI comes from the exons ATGTCCGAAAGCAGAAGCCAATCTCAAAACATGGCTTCTATTTCTCCACTCCACACTTGGTCTCAGCGGCCTCACCACGCCTCCTTCACAGCTTTTTCTAACAACAAAG GAACCAATCAATATAAAAAGCAATTTGTGTTCTGCTGCAAGAAACAGGAACAAGAAGACGACGCAAGAACCCT tAACAGATTTCGCATTGAAGAACAAGATGATGACTCTAGGACTAAAAGAAGAGAAGTGATGTTTCAACTGGCCTTCACTGCGTGTTCTTTCCCAGCAATTGTTTCTTATGCGCTTGCAGCGAATG ACCTCCGTGTTTATACTGATGAACTGAACAAGTTTGAGATTTCGATACCCCAAG ATTGGCAACTGGGCGCGGGGGAACCAAATGGATTCAAATCCATTACTGCTTTCTACCCACAAGAAGCATCTAGTTCAAGCG TCAGTGTGGTGATCACGGGGCTTGGTCCGGATTTTACGAGAATGGAATCTTTTGGCAAAGTTGAAGCTTTTGCTGACACTCTG GTTAGTGGATTAGATAGAAGCTGGCGAAGACCCCCGGGTGTAGCAGCAAAACTCATAGATTGTAAAGCATCCAAAG GGTTTTATTACATAGAGTATACACTGCAAAATCCAGGTGAGAGCCGTAAACATTTGTTTTCAGCCATTGGGATGGCATCAAATGGTTGGTACAACAGATTATACACAGTGACTGGCCAG TTTGTGGAAGAAGAATCAGAGAAATATGGCTCTAATATTGAGAAG GCAGTCGCATCCTTCAGGTTCATTTGA
- the LOC102607932 gene encoding psbP domain-containing protein 3, chloroplastic isoform X1 yields the protein MSESRSQSQNMASISPLHTWSQRPHHASFTAFSNNKGTNQYKKQFVFCCKKQEQEDDARTLNRFRIEEQDDDSRTKRREVMFQLAFTACSFPAIVSYALAANEDLRVYTDELNKFEISIPQDWQLGAGEPNGFKSITAFYPQEASSSSVSVVITGLGPDFTRMESFGKVEAFADTLVSGLDRSWRRPPGVAAKLIDCKASKGFYYIEYTLQNPGESRKHLFSAIGMASNGWYNRLYTVTGQFVEEESEKYGSNIEKAVASFRFI from the exons ATGTCCGAAAGCAGAAGCCAATCTCAAAACATGGCTTCTATTTCTCCACTCCACACTTGGTCTCAGCGGCCTCACCACGCCTCCTTCACAGCTTTTTCTAACAACAAAG GAACCAATCAATATAAAAAGCAATTTGTGTTCTGCTGCAAGAAACAGGAACAAGAAGACGACGCAAGAACCCT tAACAGATTTCGCATTGAAGAACAAGATGATGACTCTAGGACTAAAAGAAGAGAAGTGATGTTTCAACTGGCCTTCACTGCGTGTTCTTTCCCAGCAATTGTTTCTTATGCGCTTGCAGCGAATG AAGACCTCCGTGTTTATACTGATGAACTGAACAAGTTTGAGATTTCGATACCCCAAG ATTGGCAACTGGGCGCGGGGGAACCAAATGGATTCAAATCCATTACTGCTTTCTACCCACAAGAAGCATCTAGTTCAAGCG TCAGTGTGGTGATCACGGGGCTTGGTCCGGATTTTACGAGAATGGAATCTTTTGGCAAAGTTGAAGCTTTTGCTGACACTCTG GTTAGTGGATTAGATAGAAGCTGGCGAAGACCCCCGGGTGTAGCAGCAAAACTCATAGATTGTAAAGCATCCAAAG GGTTTTATTACATAGAGTATACACTGCAAAATCCAGGTGAGAGCCGTAAACATTTGTTTTCAGCCATTGGGATGGCATCAAATGGTTGGTACAACAGATTATACACAGTGACTGGCCAG TTTGTGGAAGAAGAATCAGAGAAATATGGCTCTAATATTGAGAAG GCAGTCGCATCCTTCAGGTTCATTTGA
- the LOC102607932 gene encoding psbP domain-containing protein 3, chloroplastic isoform X5, with protein MFQLAFTACSFPAIVSYALAANEDLRVYTDELNKFEISIPQDWQLGAGEPNGFKSITAFYPQEASSSSVSVVITGLGPDFTRMESFGKVEAFADTLVSGLDRSWRRPPGVAAKLIDCKASKGFYYIEYTLQNPGESRKHLFSAIGMASNGWYNRLYTVTGQFVEEESEKYGSNIEKAVASFRFI; from the exons ATGTTTCAACTGGCCTTCACTGCGTGTTCTTTCCCAGCAATTGTTTCTTATGCGCTTGCAGCGAATG AAGACCTCCGTGTTTATACTGATGAACTGAACAAGTTTGAGATTTCGATACCCCAAG ATTGGCAACTGGGCGCGGGGGAACCAAATGGATTCAAATCCATTACTGCTTTCTACCCACAAGAAGCATCTAGTTCAAGCG TCAGTGTGGTGATCACGGGGCTTGGTCCGGATTTTACGAGAATGGAATCTTTTGGCAAAGTTGAAGCTTTTGCTGACACTCTG GTTAGTGGATTAGATAGAAGCTGGCGAAGACCCCCGGGTGTAGCAGCAAAACTCATAGATTGTAAAGCATCCAAAG GGTTTTATTACATAGAGTATACACTGCAAAATCCAGGTGAGAGCCGTAAACATTTGTTTTCAGCCATTGGGATGGCATCAAATGGTTGGTACAACAGATTATACACAGTGACTGGCCAG TTTGTGGAAGAAGAATCAGAGAAATATGGCTCTAATATTGAGAAG GCAGTCGCATCCTTCAGGTTCATTTGA
- the LOC102607635 gene encoding SWI/SNF complex subunit SWI3B, which translates to MAAKSPVKEPPGTSAVNPTTPLAPPPVKPELPSSSEPDVVNVPSYSRWFSFDSISECEVKFLPEFFDSRSPSKNPRVYRYYRDSIVKHYRENPSRKITFTDVRRTLVGDVGSIRRVFDFLETWGLINYFASVKTLKWEDKETKSSAASAESSSALKETSKRLCNGCKTLCTIACFACDKYDLTLCARCYVRGNHRVGVSSSDFRRVEISEEARSDWTEKETLQLLEAIMHFGDDWRKVAQHVSGKSEKDCITHFIKLPFGQEFVCKESDSEDVDNKFFSINNPSDAVSESENVGATSPSKRMRLTPLADASNPIMAQAAFLSALAGVEIAEVAARAAVTTLSDVDDRASKGSLMRNTRQQEAEVASNGDATQNALARASVDASSLIEKEELDVEKAISGIVEVQMKEIQDKIIRFESLDLQMEEEWKQLEQVKNLLFVDQLSVLFHKSNARKNGDRTEENVKTDVS; encoded by the exons ATGGCGGCTAAATCGCCCGTTAAAGAACCTCCGGGAACGTCCGCCGTTAACCCCACCACTCCTCTTGCGCCTCCACCCGTCAAGCCCGAGCTACCCTCTTCCTCCGAACCCGACGTCGTTAACGTCCCCAGCTATTCCA GGTGGTTTTCATTTGACAGCATCAGTGAATGTGAGGTCAAATTTCTTCCGGAATTTTTCGATTCGCGTTCGCCATCGAAAAACCCTAGGGTTTACAGGTACTATAGGGATTCAATAGTCAAGCATTATAGAGAGAACCCGTCGAGGAAGATTACGTTTACCGACGTGAGGAGGACTCTTGTCGGCGATGTGGGATCTATTCGAAGGGTGTTTGATTTCTTGGAGACTTGGGGACTTATTAATTACTTTGCTTCTGTTAAGACCTTGAAGTGGGAAGATAAAGAGACCAAGTCCTCTGCTGCTTCTGCTGAATCCTCCTCCGCTCTTAAGGAGACCTCTAAGAGGCTCTGCAATGGTTGCAAGACCCTTTGTACCATTGCTTGTTTTGCTTGTGATAAGTATGACTTGACCCTTTGTGCGAGATGCTATGTCCGTGGTAACCATCGGGTGGGTGTTAGCTCGTCTGATTTCAGGCGGGTCGAGATCAGTGAGGAGGCTAGATCGGATTGGACAGAGAAAGAAACTTTGCAACTTCTGGAGGCCATTATGCATTTTGGTGATGACTGGAGGAAGGTTGCACAGCATGTCAGTGGTAAAAGTGAGAAGGACTGCATCACTCATTTTATCAAGCTCCCTTTTGGGCAGGAATTTGTTTGTAAAGAATCAGATTCGGAGGATGTGGataataagtttttttctatcaacaaccCTAGTGATGCTGTAAGTGAATCGGAAAATGTTGGCGCTACATCCCCGAGTAAGAGAATGCGTCTCACCCCTCTTGCCGATGCAAGTAACCCAATAATGGCTCAG GCAGCTTTCCTGTCGGCTTTGGCTGGTGTCGAGATTGCTGAAGTTGCTGCTCGAGCAGCTGTGACAACTCTGTCAGATGTGGATGATAGAGCAAGTAAAGGGAGTCTTATGAGAAATACAAGACAGCAAG AAGCTGAGGTTGCATCCAATGGTGATGCCACCCAGAATGCATTGGCAAGAGCTTCTGTAGATGCAAGTTCCTTGATCGAGAAGGAAGAGTTGGATGTTGAGAAAGCTATATCTGGGATTGTGGAAGTGCAG ATGAAAGAGATCCAGGATAAGATCATTCGATTTGAGAGTTTAGATTTGCAAATGGAGGAAGAGTGGAAACAGTTGGAGCAAGTCAagaatttactttttgttgatCAGCTTTCTGTTCTATTTCATAAATCTAATGCTCGGAAAAATGGAGACCGGACTGAGGAGAATGTTAAAACAGATGTTTCATGA
- the LOC102608795 gene encoding uncharacterized protein LOC102608795, with the protein MAYQSIPGPGSGSSSSSGFQYLNSPFGDTTYTKVFVGGLAWETQSETMRRYFEQFGEILEAVVITDKNTGRSKGYGFVTFREPEAARRACADPTPFIDGRRANCNLASLGRPRPQVLYGRLRPATLFSGSTQATRGPYIGSFGYQQPLPYNYQQGMVYPSYGYATYGPEYVYPQGIYNPYQQYVPIYGVPGTVNTAVYPYGQLGQTIPGSHAYTPVQGYGMPGHQIMQFGGPNLNAITTSPLPTVQAPYPTGIPPVQAQHQFLVPAPSQFMQGGGSDQTTG; encoded by the exons ATGGCTTATCAGTCGATTCCGGGTCCTGGCTCGGGATCGAGTTCGAGTTCAGGGTTTCAGTATTTGAATTCTCCTTTTGGAGATACCACTTACACTAAAGTCTTTGTTGGAGGACTTGCTTGGGAGACTCAAAGTGAGACCATGAGACGATATTTCGAGCAATTCGGTGAGATTCTTGAGGCTGTCGTTATCACTGATAAGAATACTGGGCGATCCAAAGGCTATGGCTTT GTGACTTTTCGAGAACCAGAGGCTGCTAGGAGAGCCTGTGCTGATCCAACTCCATTCATTGATGGTAGGCGAGCAAATTGTAATTTGGCTTCACTTGGGCGACCTCGGCCACAAGTGCTCTATG GACGTCTGAGACCAGCTACTCTATTCAGTGGCAGTACTCAAGCTACACGGGGACCTTACATTGGAAGTTTTGGCTACCAGCAACCACTTCCTTACAACTACCAACAGGGAATGGTGTATCCTTCTTATGG GTATGCTACATATGGACCCGAATATGTTTACCCCCAG GGTATTTACAATCCATACCAGCAGTACGTTCCAATATATGGAGTACCTGGGACAGTCAACACGGCTGTCTATCCTTATGGGCAACTGGGTCAAACAATCCCTGGAAGCCATGCTTATACACCAGTGCAGGGATATGGAATGCCTGGTCATCAGATTATGCAGTTCGGTGGACCAAATTTAAATGCAATCACAACATCACCTCTGCCGACAGTTCAAGCACCATATCCTactg GTATACCTCCTGTACAAGCACAACATCAATTTTTAGTTCCTGCTCCATCTCAGTTCATGCAAGGTGGCGGTTCTGACCAAACAACTGGGTGA
- the LOC127902741 gene encoding protein FAR1-RELATED SEQUENCE 5-like, with translation MIGMSFDSEIEMYNYYREYGKRKGFPVMRRSSSKGIDGMIRHVSYVCGRSGATRSKSSNPLRPQPNAKIGCNAKLGGGLEEDGKWRIRVLNIEHNHTLLTLTKSKFFRCNRSLSSYAKKKLDVNDRAGIRLSQNYQSLVIEAGGHENVTFTEKDCRNHIQKERRLRLGDEDAAALQNYFMRVQSEDNRFFFSMQVDEEGRLKNVFWAESRNKEAYKEFGDVVTFDTTYLTNKYDMPFAPFVGVNHHGHSILFGCGLISHEDVETFTWLFRTCLACMSNSTPIGIITNQDKAMKIVIAAIFPNTRHRWCLWHILKKILDKLGGYKQYRDISDMLHCAVYDSQSPAKFEEIWHRMIVEYDLGGNDWLHGLYNERHHWVPCYMKDSFWAGMSTTQRSESMNAFFDGYVNSKTVLKQFVEQYSSALKSKVQKEVEEDARCLSQQMPCVTSYEMEKQVRDVYTILKFQEFQKELTANMYCEYVNSMVCEHIVREDVKIGEFKKRIFFEVHFEKDKGEISCSCSMFQFKGILCRHAIYVMIHNDSEVLPEKYILRRWRKDVWRCHSRVKTSHELHGCTDEEKRYEKMCVRFAEVANVAARNVESSNLVLN, from the coding sequence ATGATTGGGATGTCATTCGATAGTGAGATTGAAATGTATAATTATTACAGAGAATATGGTAAAAGAAAAGGGTTTCCAGTTATGCGAAGAAGTAGTAGTAAGGGCATTGATGGGATGATACGACATGTGAGTTATGTTTGTGGGCGGAGTGGTGCAACAAGAAGCAAATCTAGTAATCCGCTAAGGCCCCAACCTAATGCAAAAATAGGTTGCAATGCTAAATTGGGAGGAGGATTAGAGGAAGACGGAAAGTGGAGGATTCgagttttaaatattgaacACAACCATACATTGTTGACTCTAACCAAGTCTAAATTTTTCCGATGCAATCGTAGCCTTAGTTCATATGCAAAAAAGAAGCTTGATGTAAATGATAGAGCAGGGATTAGATTGTCCCAAAATTATCAATCACTTGTTATTGAGGCTGGTGGGCATGAAAATGTGACATTCACAGAAAAAGATTGTAGAAATCATATACAGAAAGAAAGACGGCTACGCCTTGGGGATGAAGATGCTGCTGCTcttcaaaactattttatgAGAGTGCAGTCAGAAGACaataggtttttttttagtatgcAAGTGGATGAAGAGGGTCGATTGAAAAATGTATTTTGGGCTGAGTCAAGGAATAAGGAAGCATACAAAGAGTTTGGAGATGTTGTTACTTTTGACACAACATACCTTACAAATAAGTATGACATGCCATTTGCTCCATTTGTGGGAGTAAATCATCATGGTCATTCTATTTTGTTTGGTTGTGGATTGATTTCACATGAGGATGTTGAGACGTTCACTTGGTTATTTCGAACGTGCCTAGCATGCATGTCCAATTCCACTCCCATTGGAATTATTACAAACCAAGACAAGGCCATGAAAATTGTAATTGCTGCTATCTTTCCTAATACTCGACATCGGTGGTGTTTGTGGCATATACTTAAGAAGATTCTGGATAAACTAGGGGGCTATAAACAATATCGTGACATTAGCGATATGTTGCATTGTGCTGTTTATGATTCACAGAGCCCTGCAAAGTTCGAGGAAATTTGGCACCGCATGATTGTAGAATATGATTTGGGTGGTAATGATTGGCTACATGGCTTGTATAATGAGAGACATCATTGGGTACCATGTTACATGAAGGATAGTTTTTGGGCTGGAATGTCAACTACTCAACGAAGTGAGAGCATGAATGCGTTTTTTGATGGTTATGTTAACTCAAAAACTGTATTGAAGCAGTTTGTAGAGCAGTACAGTAGTGCATTAAAGAGTAAAGTTCAAAAAGAAGTCGAAGAAGATGCCAGGTGTCTTTCACAACAAATGCCATGCGTAACATCTTACGAGATGGAGAAGCAAGTTCGAGATGTGTACACCATTTTAAAGTTTCAGGAGTTTCAAAAAGAGTTGACTGCGAATATGTATTGTGAATACGTCAATTCAATGGTTTGTGAACATATAGTCAGAGAAGATGTTAAAATTGGAGAgtttaagaaaagaattttttttgaagtacattttgaaaaagataagGGTGAGATCAGTTGCAGTTGTTCGATGTTCCAATTTAAAGGAATTCTGTGCAGACATGCCATTTACGTCATGATACACAATGACTCGGAAGTACTTCCGGAAAAGTACATTCTACGAAGATGGAGAAAAGATGTGTGGAGATGCCATAGTAGGGTCAAAACGAGTCATGAGTTGCACGGTTGCACAGATGAGGAAAAGCGGTATGAGAAAATGTGTGTTAGGTTTGCAGAAGTTGCAAATGTGGCTGCAAGAAATGTTGAGAGTTCTAATCTTGTTTTGAATTAG